Proteins encoded within one genomic window of Fragaria vesca subsp. vesca linkage group LG1, FraVesHawaii_1.0, whole genome shotgun sequence:
- the LOC101311513 gene encoding ribonucleoside-diphosphate reductase large subunit-like — MYVVKRDGRQETVHFDKITARLKKLSYGLSIEHCDPVLVAQKVCAGVYKGVTTSQLDELAAETAAAMTANHPDYACLAARIVVSNLHKNTKKSFSETVKIMYNHVNDRSGLESPLIADDVYEIIMKNAVCLDSEIIYDRDFDYDYFGFKTLERSYLLKVQGKVVERPQHMLMRVAVGIHKDDIESVIKTYHLMSQRWFTHASPTLFNSGTPRPQLSSCFLVCMKDDSIEGIYDTLKECAVISKSAGGIGVSVHNIRATGSYIRGTNGTSNGIIPMLRVFNDTARYVDQGGGKRKGAFAVYLEPWHADIFDFLDLRKNHGKEENRARDLFYALWVPDLFMKRVESNGDWSLFCPNESPGLADCWGEKFEELYTRYEREGKAKKVVSAQQLWFEVLKSQIETGTPYMLFKDTCNKKSNQQNLGTIKSSNLCTEIIEYTSPTETAVCNLASIALPRFVREEGVPFESHPSKLAGSKGSKNRYFDFEKLAEVTAIVTVNLNKIIDVNYYPVESAKTSNLRHRPIGIGIQGLADTFILLGMSFDSPEAQQLNKDIFETIYYHALKASSELALKEGTYETYLGCPVSKGILQPDMWGVKPSDRWDWGALREMISQNGIRNSLLVAPMPTASTSQILGNNECFEPYTSNIYSRRVLSGEFVVVNKHLLHDLVEMGLWSPAIKNKIIYEDGSVQKIPQIPDDLKAIYRTVWEIKQKTLVDMAVHRGCYIDQSQSLNIHMDQPNFGKLTSLHFYAWRQGLKTGMYYLRSRAAADAIKFTVDTESLKEKPTAVVESDDNTQMAQMVCSLTNREECLSCGS; from the exons ATGTATGTGGTGAAGAGAGACGGGCGCCAGGAGACCGTCCATTTCGACAAGATTACGGCTCGCTTGAAGAAGCTTAGCTATGGGCTCAGCATCGAGCACTGCGACCCGGTCCTGGTGGCCCAGAAGGTCTGCGCTGGAGTCTACAAGGGTGTTACTACTAGCCAGCTTGATGAATTGGCCGCCGAGACCGCTGCCGCTATGACTGCTAACCACCCTGACTATGCCTGC TTAGCTGCGAGGATTGTTGTTTCAAACCTACACAAGAACACTAAGAAGTCGTTTTCTGAGAC GGTCAAAATTATGTACAACCATGTCAATGATAGATCTGGGCTGGAATCTCCTCTGATAGCTGATGATGTTTATGAAATCATCATGAAG AATGCGGTTTGTTTGGACAGTGAGATCATTTATGATCGGGACTTTGACTATGACTACTTTGGTTTCAAGACTCTTGAGAGGTCATACCTCTTAAAGGTTCAAGGGAAGGTTGTAGAGAGGCCTCAGCATATGCTAATGAGGGTTGCTGTTGGAATACACAAGGATGATATTGAATCTGTTATCAAAACATACCATCTCATGTCTCAGCGGTGGTTCACTCATGCCTCTCCTACCCTTTTTAATTCTGGAACACCAAGACCACAA TTGAGTAGCTGCTTCCTTGTATGCATGAAAGATGATAGCATTGAAGGCATATATGATACCTTGAAGGAATGTGCTGTCATCAGCAAATCAGCTGGGGGAATTGGTGTCTCTGTTCACAACATTCGTGCCACTGGCAGTTATATTCGTGGAACAAATGGGACATCCAATGGCATCATTCCTATGCTGCGAGTTTTTAATGATACTGCCCGTTATGTTGATCAGGGGGGAGGCAAAAGGAAAG GTGCTTTTGCTGTGTACTTGGAGCCCTGGCATGCTGATATATTTGACTTTCTGGATTTAAGGAAAAATCATGGAAAG GAAGAGAACAGAGCTCGTGATCTTTTTTATGCTCTTTGGGTGCCTGATCTGTTCATGAAAAGAGTTGAAAGCAATGGAGATTGGTCATTATTTTGTCCTAATGAGTCTCCAGGGTTGGCAGACTGCTGGGGTGAAAAATTTGAAGAGCTATACACTCGTTATGAAAGAGAG GGAAAGGCCAAAAAGGTTGTCTCAGCACAGCAACTGTGGTTTGAAGTGTTGAAATCCCAAATAGAAACGGGAACTCCCTACATGCTTTTTAAG GATACATGCAATAAGAAAAGCAATCAACAAAATCTGGGGACCATAAAAAGCTCAAACCTGTGTACAGAGATAATTGAATATACTAGTCCAACAGAAACTGCTGTATGCAATCTGGCATCAATTGCTCTACCACGATTTGTCAGGGAGGAG GGTGTTCCTTTTGAGTCACATCCATCTAAGCTTGCTGGAAGCAAAGGTTCTAAAAATCGATATTTTGACTTTGAAAAATTAGCAGAG GTTACTGCAATTGTCACTGTAAACCTCAACAAGATAATTGATGTTAATTACTATCCTGTTGAGAGTGCAAAGACATCCAATTTACGACACAGGCCAATTGGGATTGGGATTCAGGGTCTTGCTGATACCTTCATCTTGCTTGGCATGTCCTTTGATTCACCTGAG GCTCAACAACTGAATAAGGACATTTTTGAGACCATTTACTACCATGCCCTGAAAGCTTCTTCTGAGTTGGCCTTAAAAGAAGGCACATATGAAACATACCTGGGTTGTCCAGTTAGCAAG GGAATTCTTCAACCAGACATGTGGGGTGTAAAACCTTCAGATCGATGGGATTGGGGTGCTCTTCGGGAAATGATATCACAGAATGGAATCAGAAATTCACTGCTTGTTGCCCCAATGCCTACTGCGTCAACTAGCCAAATCCTTGGAAACAACGAGTGCTTTGAGCCATATACTTCTAATATCTACAGTCGCAGGGTTCTGAG TGGTGAATTTGTTGTGGTGAACAAGCATCTTCTCCATGACTTGGTTGAGATGGGTCTTTGGTCTCCTGCTATTAAGAATAAGATAATCTATGAGGATGGCTCTGTTCAGAAAATCCCACAAATCCCTGATGACCTGAAAGCCATTTACAG AACTGTGTGGGAGATAAAGCAAAAAACATTGGTTGACATGGCTGTTCATAGGGGATGCTACATAGATCAGAGTCAAAGTCTTAACATACATATGGACCAACCCAATTTCGGGAAGCTTACTTCATTGCACTTCTATGCTTGGAGACAG GGTCTTAAAACTGGAATGTACTATCTCCGATCACGTGCCGCAGCTGATGCAATCAAATTTACTGTTGATACTGAGAGTCTCAAA GAAAAGCCAACGGCTGTGGTCGAAAGTGATGACAATACCCAAATGGCACAGATGGTATGCTCTCTTACAAACCGTGAAGAATGCCTGTCTTGTGGAAGCTAA
- the LOC101313653 gene encoding probable serine/threonine-protein kinase WNK6-like — MSSVGMAEDAAVYVEPVDPDVLETDPTCRYVRYKDVLGKGAFKTVYKAFDEVNGLEVAWNQVRIDEVLQSPDDLERLYSEVHLLKSLNHQHIVKFYNSWIDDKNKTVNIITELFTSGSLRQYCKKHKNVDKKAIKGWARQILTGLSYLHSHKPPIMHRDLKCDNIFINGNQGEVKIGDLGLATVLQQATAKSVIGTPEFMAPELYDENYNELADVYSFGMCMLEMVTYEYPYSECRNSAQIFKKVSSGIKPAALSKVKDPEMKEFIEKCLVPASQRLSAEELLMDPFLKLNGSGRHRPLPLPDIVLPKSGAFGDRCVMSEGPLSARNNALSKDSDDEEPPVINFFRNSGDREYHSSYVDVKRSKRGNFFFLKGEHNDENSISLILRIADQNGRARNIHFLFYLDSDTALTVSSEMVEQLELEDHNVIFIAELIDLLMMNLISEWKCCVCVDHLVAQNRTNMSLRKDSQSPKPQECSSRSHQTVYEDATPSKPPICPTSLTFEGSIPPPILERHPNYVKVVSSSNAVLASSTTAVERHSEMSCASMTSDATYRSHNSYASAESGSSDFNLHLPNGYRSASCPTSVSSFCTAYNFEDLRKELEMIELQFQLELKDISRRKHEAIMETRKRLCQKNLELVP; from the exons ATGAGTTCAGTTGGTATGGCAGAAGATGCTGCCGTATATGTTGAACCTGTTGATCCTGATGTTCTTGAAACTGACCCAACATGTCGTTACGTTCGG TATAAAGATGTGCTCGGGAAAGGCGCCTTCAAGACAGT ATATAAAGCATTTGATGAAGTGAATGGACTTGAAGTAGCATGGAACCAAGTTAGAATTGATGAAGTGCTACAATCACCGGATGACCTGGAGCGGCTGTATTCAGAAGTTCATCTCTTGAAATCACTCAACCACCAACATATAGTAAAGTTCTATAATTCCTGGATTGATGATAAGAACAAGACAGTTAATATAATAACCGAGTTATTCACTTCGGGCAGTCTCAGACA GTACTGTAAGAAACACAAGAATGTGGACAAGAAAGCTATAAAGGGGTGGGCAAGACAAATATTAACGGGATTGAGCTATCTCCATAGTCACAAACCACCGATTATGCATAGGGACTTGAAGTGTGATAATATATTTATCAATGGTAACCAAGGAGAAGTTAAAATCGGAGATCTGGGGTTGGCAACTGTCTTGCAGCAAGCTACAGCCAAAAGTGTAATTG GAACACCTGAATTTATGGCCCCTGAACTCTATGATGAAAACTATAATGAGTTAGCAGATGTATACTCCTTTGGGATGTGCATGCTAGAGATGGTGACTTATGAATACCCTTATAGTGAATGTAGAAACTCAGCTCAAATATTTAAGAAGGTTTCATCT GGAATAAAGCCCGCTGCCCTTTCCAAGGTAAAAGATCCTGAAATGAAAGAATTTATTGAGAAGTGTTTAGTCCCAGCATCTCAAAGATTGTCAGCAGAAGAGCTTCTGATGGACCCTTTCCTCAAATTGAATGGCTCGGGAAGACATCGTCCTCTGCCACTTCCAGATATTGTCTTGCCAAAATCGGGAGCCTTTGGAGATCGTTGTGTGATGTCAGAAGGACCTTTGAGCGCACGGAACAATGCTTTATCTAAGGATTCAGATGATGAGGAGCCACCAGTGATCAACTTTTTTAGAAACTCTGGTGATCGCGAGTACCATTCCTCTTATGTGGACGTTAAGAGGTCAAAAAGAGGCAACTTCTTTTTCTTAAAGGGTGAGCATAATGACGAAAACTCCATATCGTTAATACTCAGAATAGCTGATCAGAATG GTCGTGCAAGGAACATTCATTTCTTATTCTACCTTGACAGTGATACAGCACTTACAGTTTCAAGTGAAATGGTTGAGCAACTCGAACTAGAAGATCATAATGTTATATTCATAGCGGAGTTGATTGATTTGTTAATGATGAACTTGATATCAGAATGGAAGTGTTGTGTCTGTGTTGATCATTTGGTTGCTCAAAACAGAACGAATATGAGCCTTCGGAAAGACTCTCAGTCGCCAAAGCCTCAAGAATGCTCAAGCAGAAGTCACCAGACTGTTTATGAGGATGCCACTCCCTCAAAACCACCTATTTGCCCAACTTCTTTAACTTTTGAAGGCTCCATTCCTCCACCAATACTAGAAAGGCATCCTAATTATGTGAAGGTTGTTTCAAGTTCTAATGCGGTTTTAGCTAGTTCAACCACCGCAGTAGAACGGCATTCTGAGATGTCATGTGCTTCTATGACCTCTGATGCCACATATCGATCTCATAATTCTTATGCTTCCGCAGAATCTGGGTCTTCAGACTTTAATTTACATTTGCCAAATGGCTACAGAAGCGCGAGTTGTCCAACTAGTGTTTCCTCATTCTGCACTGCATACAATTTTGAAGACTTAAGAAAGGAGTTAGAGATGATTGAACTGCAATTCCAGCTAGAACTTAAAGATATATCGAGGAGAAAACATGAAGCTATCATGGAAACAAGAAAAAGGTTATGCCAGAAAAATCTAGAGTTGGTTCCCTAG
- the LOC101313938 gene encoding protein TONSOKU-like translates to MGREEAKLSEAKASYRSAKAIGNHEEEARWANFIGNLLKDRGEYLQALNWFDIDYDLCNKYLSPKHSLATCQSLGEVYLRLERFQDALVYQKKHLMLAEEANDLVEQQRANTQLGRTYHDMYLKSVEEHQSARNAKKYFKSAMKLAQAIKDNPPPNKSFIKEYIDAHNNIGLVELDRDNLEEAEKIFTKALVICDQEEVNEYDDARTRLHHNLGKVYTELMMWEDAREHIEKDILICKQIGHCEGEAKGYINLGELHNRVQKYQEAILCYQKALDLAKSMEDEDALVRQIEDNINTVEELGKVMDDIKSEEQNLKKLTRDMAIARGTRQKRKCQLKQIGSLDALINKSETISAWPKVLEFAKKKKKVATEICDKEKIADSLWYIGLSYLKIRKFQKALKWSTKSLKIFKSLGNLEGQALAQSNIGLVLDSEGDYEEALKAFTDSYSLALEAKLPDVQRTALENMHYSNLNRFDNVEETRRLQILIDKLGQENNGGREKENMDCCPESSTEGSDDFSDNMPNACCSEEIRNSQPSRSESLNQKEELNDDVPLISLIRSTKASSKMKSAHLENNEHRVVGRKRIRLVLSDDDEEEEMSDAAESPKWTHLYIALVAVKTRSNTASPTTKFQDVIALTSNFATRSSDPPVNTEESSSSCKSRTQNMATPDGKCFRASSSGEGLNASGSRCEVTVSGNILQKNDAAQFMLLTLDDKHNQCITFEIDEDLIQGSFIASDNLSIESVKVQLACLYYLQLPMERKLEGLLPIIQNVKCGGKVIEYLETVETFQGHMGKIVVEAVIVGWVQKRLIKLYTEYCYKLSETPNMKLLKKLYDLGVSDDEITVSECELQDLSITPLLDVLHARKTFTMLDLSHNMLGNGTMEKLSQVLTSSGQKHGGLTLDLHCNSFGPTALFQICECPLLFTRLEVLNISGNRLTDACASYLSTILEKCKALCSLSIERCSITSRTIQKVADALGADSVLEQLCIGYNKPISGSAITNLLVKLGSLKRFSKLNMSGLKLSKPVVDSLCQLAKHLSLSVLMLGETGIGLDGALLVTESLFHEIDEIVKLDLSYCGVTHDYAVKLSTNSSTICGILELSLSGNPIMQEGSNALSSMLLNSQCCLKVLALQKCQLGISGVLQIIQALSGNVCLEELNLAENADVGKEQSFDEKKDKEYSAPYDMAEKGNVGLSQPNLNMPKSSPLVYAPNDVSQLEVADSEDDEVGVEAAASARDESCSSSYRRISSSTECQFLEGFCTAIDMAKNLRFLDLSKNGFSKQSAEILYSSWSRSRSESARRHIKDKTIHFFVEGMKCCVKSCCRKD, encoded by the exons ATGGGTAGAGAGGAAGCGAAGCTGAGCGAGGCGAAGGCGTCGTACCGGAGCGCAAAGGCGATCGGAAACCACGAGGAGGAGGCCCGGTGGGCCAACTTCATCGGCAACTTGCTCAAGGACCGCGGCGAGTACTTGCAGGCCCTCAATTGGTTCGATATCGATTACGATCTCTGCAACAAGTACTTGTCCCCGAAGCACTCCCTCGCCACCTGTCAGTCCCTCGGCGAGGTCTATCTTCGTCTCGAACGTTTCCAAGACGCCCTTGTTTATCAG AAGAAACATTTAATGCTTGCTGAGGAGGCCAATGACCTTGTTGAGCAGCAAAGGGCCAATACACAACTAGGTCGTACCTACCACGACATGTATCTAAAATCCGTGGAGGAACATCAGTCTGCGCGGAATGCCAAAAAGTACTTCAAGTCTGCTATGAAGCTTGCGCAGGCTATCAAAGACAACCCGCCTCCTAATAAGTCCTTTATCAAGGAATATATTGATGCGCATAACAATATAGGATTGGTTGAACTTGATCGTGATAACCTGGAAGAGGCTGAGAAAATCTTTACTAAAGCATTAGTTATTTGTGACCAAGAAGAGGTGAATGAATATGACGATGCACGCACCAGGCTCCATCACAATCTTGGAAAGGTTTACACCGAGCTGATGATGTGGGAAGATGCTCGGGAACACATTGAGAAGGACATTCTGATATGTAAACAAATTGGTCATTGTGAAGGAGAGGCAAAGGGGTATATCAATCTTGGCGAGTTGCATAACCGTGTCCAGAAGTATCAGGAGGCAATCCTTTGCTACCAAAAAGCACTTGATCTAGCAAAATCAATGGAAGATGAGGATGCCTTGGTCCGTCAAATTGAAGACAATATCAACACTGTAGAAGAGTTAGGTAAAGTAATGGATGACATCAAGAGTGAAGAGCAAAATCTCAAGAAGTTAACTAGAGATATGGCCATAGCAAGAGGCACAAGACAGAAAAGGAAATGTCAGCTCAAGCAAATTGGTTCTCTTGATGCTCTTATTAACAAATCAGAGACTATCTCTGCCTGGCCAAAG GTCCTTGAATTTGCAAAAAAGAAGAAGAAAGTAGCAACTGAAATTTGTGATAAAGAAAAGATTGCTGATTCACTTTGGTACATTGGATTATCCTACTTGAAGATAAGGAAGTTCCAGAAAGCCCTTAAATGGAGCACGAAGAGTTTGAAAATTTTCAAATCACTTGGAAACTTGGAG GGACAGGCGTTAGCACAAAGTAACATAGGTCTTGTTTTGGACAGTGAAGGTGATTATGAAGAAGCACTAAAAGCATTTACAGATAGCTACAG TCTTGCTCTTGAGGCTAAACTTCCTGATGTACAGCGTACTGCACTAGAAAATATGCACTATAGCAACTTGAACAGATTTGACAATGTTGAAGAGACCAG GAGATTACAAATTCTAATTGACAAATTGGGGCAGGAAAACAATGGAGGGCGTGAAAAAGAAAACATGGATTGCTGCCCTGAATCTAGTACAGAAGGGAGCGATGATTTCTCTGATAATATGCCTAATGCATGCTGTTCAGAAGAGATAAGAAACTCCCAGCCTAGCAGATCAGAATCTTTAAACCAAAAGGAAGAGCTGAATGATGACGTACCTTTGATTTCTCTCATCCGGTCCACCAAAGCTTCATCTAAGATGAAATCAGCTCATTTAGAAAACAATGAGCATAGAGTGGTGGGCCGTAAACGCATTCGTTTAGTCCTATCTGATGATGATGAAGAAGAAGAAATGTCTGATGCGGCAGAAAGCCCAAAA TGGACTCATTTGTATATTGCCTTGGTTGCAGTTAAGACTAGAAGTAATACAGCTAGTCCTACTACTAAATTTCAG GATGTCATAGCCTTGACCTCAAATTTTGCCACAAGATCTTCTGATCCTCCTGTTAATACTGAAGAAAGCTCTAGTTCATGCAAATCCAGGACTCAAAATATGGCTACTCCAGACGGCAAATGTTTTAGAGCGTCAAGTTCTGGTGAAGGTCTTAATGCTAGTGGCTCTAGATGTGAGGTCACTGTCTCTGGAAATATATTGCAGAAAAATGACGCTGCACAGTTTATGTTGCTTACTTTGGATGATAAACATAAT CAATGTATAACTTTTGAAATCGATGAAGACCTAATACAGGGCTCATTCATTGCTTCTGATAATCTAAGCATTGAGTCAGTGAAGGTTCAACTGGCGTGCTTATATTATTTGCAGCTTCCTATGGAGAGAAAACTCGAGG GGTTGCTTCCAATAATTCAGAATGTAAAATGTGGGGGAAAGGTTATTGAATACCTGGAAACAGTTGAAACATTTCAGGGGCACATGGGAAAAATTGTGGTTGAAGCTGTCATTGTTG GATGGGTCCAAAAGCGTTTGATAAAACTATACACCGAATACTGCTACAAGTTATCTGAGACACCCAACATGAAGTTGCTGAAGAAACTATATGATCTGGGG GTTTCAGACGATGAAATTACTGTTTCTGAATGTGAATTGCAAGATCTATCAATAACTCCGCTATTGGATGTCCTCCATGCTCGTAAAACATTTACAATGCTAGACCTTTCCCACAATATGTTAG GAAATGGTACTATGGAGAAACTCTCTCAAGTACTCACATCATCAGGCCAAAAACATGGTGGCTTAACGTTGGATCTACATTGCAACAGCTTTGGTCCAACTGCTTTGTTCCAG ATTTGTGAATGCCCTCTGCTGTTTACTCGGTTGGAAGTGCTTAATATCTCAGGAAATCGTCTCACTGATGCATGTGCATCTTACCTTTCAACTATCTTGGAAAAGTGCAAGG CCCTTTGCAGTTTGAGTATAGAGCGATGCTCCATCACATCTAGAACTATTCAAAAGGTTGCTGATGCATTGGGTGCTGACTCTGTCCTTGAGCAACTTTGTATAG GATATAACAAGCCTATTTCTGGAAGTGCCATTACTAATTTACTCGTCAAGCTTGGCAGTCTGAAAAG ATTTTCAAAATTAAATATGAGTGGCTTGAAGCTAAGCAAGCCTGTGGTTGATAGCCTTTGCCAGCTTGCTAAACACTTGTCCTTGTCAGTACTTATGCTTGGGGAAACTGGAATTGGACTT GACGGGGCATTATTAGTTACTGAGTCATTGTTCCATGAAATTGATGAGATTGTAAAACTTGACTTGTCATATTGCGGAGTGACACATGATTATGCTGTCAAACTAAGCACCAATTCTTCTACGATTTGTGGCATCCTTGAGCTTAGCCTTTCAGGGAATCCTATTATGCAAGAG GGTAGCAATGCCTTATCATCAATGCTTTTGAATTCTCAATGTTGTCTGAAAGTTTTGGCCCTTCAAAAGTGCCAGCTTGGGATCTCTGGCGTTCTACAAATTATTCAGGCATTATCAG GTAATGTTTGTCTTGAAGAGCTAAATCTTGCTGAAAATGCGGATGTTGGTAAAGAGCAGTCTTTCGATGAAAAAAAAGATAAAGAGTACTCTGCACCATATGACATGGCAGAAAAAGGGAATGTTGGACTCTCGCAGCCAAACCTCAATATGCCTAAATCTTCTCCATTGGTATATGCACCCAATGATGTTAGCCAGCTTGAAGTTGCTGATAGTGAAGATGATGAAGTTGGGGTTGAAGCTGCCGCATCTGCACGCGATGAGAGCTGCTCAAGCTCATATCGAAGAATTTCCTCGTCTACTGAGTGCCAGTTTCTTGAAGGGTTTTGCACTGCCATTGATATGGCAAAGAATCTGAGGTTCCTGGACCTAAGCAAAAACGGTTTCTCCAAACAAAGTGCAGAGATATTGTATTCGTCATGGTCAAGATCAAGATCTGAGTCAGCTCGGAGGCACATCAAGGACAAGACCATCCACTTCTTTGTGGAGGGAATGAAGTGTTGTGTGAAATCCTGCTGCAGGAAGGACTAA
- the LOC101291864 gene encoding U-box domain-containing protein 27-like: protein MGRDDLYITVPSFFRCPISLDVMKSPVSLCTGVTYDRASIQRWLDDGNNTCPATMQVLPSKDFVPNRTLHRLIQIWSDSVRSQRDGIESDSISNSAAAKDQVVELIQQMDRHSSSSVDSLGKIVRFAEKSEENRKFLAKSDGFLALLVEALGGGNAGDGGHNVRILEQIVRIIHFLMGEIQECEELMRLMLKKTGAGGGDCLGSLLLVLQKGSAESRFASARVLESIAGSAESKLLIAERDGVLPELLKLTSPEKDSSLIEAGLSCLIAVSVPKRVKVNLVQLGAVKSLSKLLSDSNSTTATIEKVLKLLETVSSVKEGRAKICEAEKEEGGYCCVSAIVQRLLKVSSSATEHAVTILWSVCYLFKERSAQEAVTKANGLTKILLLMQSNCSPCVRQMSSDLLKIFRVNSKSAISCYDTKTTHIMPF, encoded by the coding sequence ATGGGGAGGGACGACCTCTACATCACGGTGCCGAGCTTCTTCCGGTGCCCGATTTCACTCGACGTGATGAAGTCCCCGGTGAGCCTCTGCACCGGAGTCACCTACGACCGCGCCAGCATCCAACGCTGGCTCGACGACGGCAACAACACCTGCCCCGCCACCATGCAAGTCCTCCCCTCCAAAGACTTCGTCCCCAATCGCACACTCCACCGCCTTATTCAGATCTGGTCCGATTCGGTACGGTCGCAACGGGACGGAATTGAGAGTGACAGCATCAGCAACTCGGCCGCGGCGAAGGACCAGGTGGTGGAGCTGATCCAGCAGATGGACCGGCACAGCTCCTCGTCTGTGGACTCGCTGGGGAAGATTGTGCGGTTCGCGGAGAAGTCGGAGGAAAACCGGAAATTTCTCGCCAAGAGCGACGGGTTTTTGGCGCTTCTAGTGGAGGCGCTCGGCGGCGGCAATGCCGGCGACGGAGGCCACAACGTTCGCATTCTGGAGCAAATAGTGAGGATTATTCATTTCCTGATGGGAGAAATCCAAGAGTGTGAGGAATTGATGAGACTGATGTTGAAGAAGACCGGCGCCGGCGGTGGAGATTGCTTGGGTTCTCTGCTGCTTGTTCTCCAGAAAGGAAGCGCTGAGTCGAGATTTGCGTCGGCTAGGGTTCTTGAATCGATCGCCGGGAGTGCCGAGTCCAAGCTTCTGATCGCCGAGCGGGACGGAGTGTTGCCGGAATTGTTGAAATTAACGAGTCCGGAAAAGGATTCCTCACTAATTGAAGCCGGATTGTCTTGCCTGATCGCGGTTTCGGTGCCGAAACGCGTGAAGGTGAATCTAGTCCAACTCGGAGCCGTCAAGTCCTTGTCCAAATTGTTGTCCGACTCCAACTCGACGACGGCGACCATCGAGAAAGTCTTGAAGCTCCTTGAAACGGTGTCGTCGGTGAAAGAAGGGCGAGCTAAGATCTGCGAGGCCGAGAAGGAGGAAGGAGGCTACTGCTGCGTGTCTGCGATTGTGCAGAGACTACTGAAGGTGTCGAGCTCTGCGACGGAGCACGCGGTGACGATTCTGTGGAGCGTGTGTTACTTGTTCAAGGAGCGATCGGCGCAGGAGGCGGTGACTAAGGCCAATGGGTTGACGAAAATTCTACTGTTGATGCAGAGCAATTGCTCGCCTTGCGTCCGGCAAATGTCCTCCGATTTGCTCAAGATTTTCCGGGTGAATTCCAAGTCCGCCATTTCGTGCTATGATACCAAGACTACTCATATTATGCCCTTTTGA